In one window of Cydia fagiglandana chromosome 1, ilCydFagi1.1, whole genome shotgun sequence DNA:
- the LOC134669985 gene encoding uncharacterized protein LOC134669985, which translates to MSKPTSQVKTRKQHRRELERTQLQMASTSSNAPAEPIVNKFLDLGTDSEKVKQPKDVEKVKMETPKSVRGSISSVKSKLSTSSSIAKRKQLEFEAAQAKAQIELALIDKKLEADLAQVDAEESQSERGSETSGSAHSNRARSNVEQWLNQGHDETTYIPQPDAPYQPQQQALPSNPAPAPVNLPIVRQPDVPSDSIRELALTLKDIMTNSSAKREDRLLSRLSTPRDLPIFSGDSVEWLHFKKSYTESTRVCEFSESENLERLRKALRGDAKDTVTALLIGNTPPAAVMEALELRFGRSDVIIMNLTTQLKKLPSLPTSYHHDLIDFSIKVNNCVATIGALNKPDYLRSPELASAVLSKLPSTLIGKWTDFAYKRLDEDQPKLTLISEFLKQEAQMLSLVGMAQVREQSKPSEIKTTAKYSSDNKVRINRPVLATKAVEENKDCKFCSKGFHPLPECRVFKRVMRRDRWKFIKSQGLCYCCLTSRHDRDTCPAPKCDIDGCGLAHHRILHWKKPTSSQSADAVVDPPPEPAPAQAQPPVPEPAPSAPDTVAHVTSDCGKPSSVDNVMVKVVSVRLRGPKGTVSTYALLDDCSSVSMIDSDLAAELGLKCEQPRSIKFTDAFGLEVYQSAVPTVIAQISGQNNNNSYDIKLRKVSKLHLPAQDLSVINSLNCKRLSHIKDYVCKSRVIPRILIGEDNYFLIAPIEIIHGSETEPYGSLCKLGWSIHGNCGRTHSNAANVFHLSHTDSEDIGELNDLIKHSFSLDSIGISTLRRENSDHLRALQVLEDTARLIGNQWEVGLPFKKDVFTMPDTREAAFTRLQSLMRRFAKDNAYADRYRMEVNKLFAAGYARELKENELSADRIWYLPHFGIQNPNKPERSPQWRGLEQPHPTGGACVLGKVAPRA; encoded by the exons ATGAGCAAGCCGACATCACAGGTTAAAACTCGTAAACAACATCGCCGCGAACTCGAGCGCACGCAATTGCAAATGGCGAGTACATCGAGCAACGCGCCCGCGGAACCTATAGTTAATAAATTCCTAGACCTCGGCACCGATAGTGAAAAAGTGAAACAGCCGAAGGATGTGGAAAAAGTGAAAATGGAAACACCAAAAAGTGTACGTGGTTCTATTTCGTCAGTCAAGTCGAAGTTATCTACGTCATCATCCATTGCAAAACGTAAGCAATTGGAATTTGAAGCCGCTCAAGCTAAGGCCCAGATTGAGCTGGCGCTTATTGATAAAAAGCTAGAAGCTGATCTAGCCCAAGTTGACGCCGAAGAATCGCAGAGTGAGCGCGGCAGCGAAACGAGCGGAAGCGCGCATAGCAACAGAGCGCGGTCTAACGTCGAACAATGGTTGAATCAAGGTCACGACGAAACTACTTACATCCCGCAGCCTGATGCGCCTTATCAGCCACAGCAGCAAGCACTGCCATCCAACCCTGCACCAGCACCCGTCAACTTACCTATAGTCCGGCAACCCGATGTTCCAAGCGACAGCATCCGAGAACTAGCGCTTACCTTGAAGGATATCATGACGAACTCGTCAGCCAAGCGCGAGGATCGTTTGCTAAGCCGCCTGTCTACACCACGTGACTTACCGATTTTCAGCGGCGACAGCGTCGAATGGTTGCACTTTAAAAAGTCTTACACGGAATCTACTCGAGTATGTGAGTTCAGTGAGTCTGAGAACCTGGAGAGACTACGCAAAGCACTGCGAGGCGACGCCAAGGACACCGTTACCGCTCTGCTGATCGGTAACACCCCGCCCGCAGCCGTCATGGAAGCTCTCGAATTAAGGTTTGGCCGATCGGATGTCATCATCATGAACCTTACGACGCAGCTGAAGAAGCTACCTTCGTTACCCACGTCGTACCATCATGACCTAATTGATTTTTCAATCAAAGTAAATAACTGCGTAGCAACAATAGGTGCGCTAAATAAGCCAGATTATCTACGCAGCCCCGAGCTCGCATCAGCTGTTCTAAGCAAGCTACCGAGCACTTTGATTGGCAAATGGACCGACTTCGCATACAAAAGGTTAGATGAAGATCAGCCTAAGTTGACCTTGATATCTGAGTTTCTTAAACAAGAGGCACAAATGTTATCACTAGTTGGAATGGCACAGGTACGTGAACAAAGTAAGCCGAGTGAAATAAAAACTACAGCGAAATACTCAAGTGATAACAAAGTCCGTATTAATCGGCCCGTATTAGCAACTAAGGCCGTCGAGGAAAACAAAGATTGTAAATTTTGCTCAAAAGGATTTCACCCGCTGCCTGAGTGCCGTGTGTTCAAACGTGTCATGCGCCGTGATAGATGGAAATTCATCAAATCTCAAGGACTTTGTTATTGTTGTCTGACGTCACGACACGACAGAGACACATGCCCCGCGCCCAAGTGCGACATAGATGGTTGCGGACTCGCACACCACAGGATACTACACTGGAAGAAGCCTACGTCATCACAATCAGCTGACGCGGTCGTCGACCCGCCGCCCGAGCCGGCCCCAGCGCAGGCTCAACCGCCGGTCCCCGAGCCGGCACCTTCGGCCCCCGACACCGTGGCACACGTTACATCGGATTGTGGTAAACCTTCTTCTGTGGATAACGTCATGGTAAAAGTAGTGTCAGTGCGATTGCGTGGACCTAAAGGTACCGTAAGTACATACGCGCTTCTGGACGATTGCTCTTCTGTGTCCATGATAGACTCTGACCTAGCAGCCGAGTTAGGTCTTAAATGTGAACAACCGCGTTCTATAAAGTTTACCGATGCATTTGGACTAGAAGTGTATCAATCAGCTGTGCCGACCGTTATTGCTCAGATAAGTGGacaaaacaataacaatagTTATGACATTAAGTTGCGTAAAGTGTCTAAATTACATTTACCAGCTCAAGATTTATCTGTAATTAACAGTTTAAATTGTAAACGTTTATCTCATATTAAGGATTATGTGTGTAAAAGTCGTGTTATACCGCGCATTCTTATTGGGGAAGATAATTATTTCTTAATCGCTCCTATTGAAATCATTCATGGTAGTGAAACCGAGCCCTATGGATCTCTGTGCAAGTTAGGTTGGTCAATTCATGGCAATTGTGGTCGCACTCACTCTAACGCTGCCAACGTGTTCCATCTCAGTCACACAGACAGCGAGGATATAGGTGAATTAAATGATTTAATTAAACATTCTTTTTCCCTAGACTCCATAGGAATTTCAACCTTACGCCGTGAAAATAGCGATCATTTAAGGGCGTTGCAGGTACTAGAAGATACAGCGCGCCTTATCGGGAATCAATGGGAGGTTGGTCTGCCGTTCAAGAAGGACGTATTCACCATGCCAGATACACGCGAAGCTGCCTTTACGCGACTACAGTCTTTAATGCGTAGATTTGCTAAAGACAACGCGTACGCAGATCGCTACCGAATGGAGGTAAACAAGCTGTTTGCCGCTGGTTATGCACGTGAGCTCAAGGAAAATGAACTTTCGGCCGACCGCATATGGTATCTCCCGCACTTCGGAATTCAAAATCCCAACAAACCTG AACGTTCACCGCAGTGGCGTGGATTGGAACAGCCACATCCGACCGGAGGAGCATGCGTGCTGGGTAAGGTGGCTCCACGAGCTTAA